The genome window CTTTGCAAGCTTAGTAAAGTTTGTTACCAAAACATGACTGGGCGGAAGAGGATAAGACTGGACTATACTGGTAAAATGTCTCTGCATGTACTAATATTTTGTAATAGTTTATGTTTTTGACTTTCCAAAAGTGCATCAAATTCTAAGAGAAACGGAATAAAACCATTTTTACTTTATTGCTGACTTTTCACTACACCTTTCACATGGTGTAAAATAACATTTGTTGGATTTCACTCTAATAACATCATTAAACTGACACAAAATGTGCAGTATAGCCATATTGGTCATACAGGTTGTAAGGCCAAGAGGATCCTCAATcaagtaaaggcaaataattaTTCACAGATAGGACCCAGTGTTCACAGAAGCTCCAAGAGATCTTTAAGAAGACATTAGTGCATCAAAATCATATTAACGGGGGAAATAAATGTTACGGCTATGGTTTCTTTTTTCACAGGAATGAAGAATAATTTAGAGTGCCTTTAAATTCACAAACTTTCTCAACCGTTCCTCTGGTACCATGATCCAAGAACTATTAACATTTGAATTAAGACTCTTTGTAGCCACATCCCATGCCCAGACATTAGGACTGGCGTCTCCAGCTCATCCCTCACATGAAAGCAAGTAGTCTGGTTAGTCCAGCAGAGCCAAGTCTTTGGTAAAGGGTTAGCTGGTATTCCAGTACACTGATAACAGAACCGTTTAGTTCATTTCAGGTTCTTCTCTTGTGCATTTGGGTCCAATTAATGCTGGTCATTTTGCAATTATTTGTCATCAGTGTGACAAACACAAATAGCACTAGTACTCCAGTACTGGGTAAAAAGTCAGCACCTTGACCATAAATActtgtcagtgtttgtgttcaGAAGCCCAGATATTCTGCCAGAAACACAGCCATGATCTTGGTCAGGTTCACCACAGTGGGGCGGTGCATGTTCTCCTCTGTGTCGTCCAGTGTGTGCCAGAACTGTGGGAAGGGAGTGGCGATGACATGTAGCACAGGGACACCTGTAAGTGTGTGGGGGGGAGGAGAAGGAAAGTGGAAGACAGTGATGATGACTGACAGCATATATTATACTTAAGACAAATCTCCAGCAGTCTATGCCATCACTCACCTTTGTGAAGAAAGGGGATGTGGTCGTCCTGCACAGGTCCGAGGTACACATCCTTCCTAAAATACGTCTGCTCTGAGGGGTGAGACGTCAAAAGACCCTGCCGATGGAGTCTCTTCTCTGAGAGCGAGGGTGAAGGCAGAGTTAGGGCCCATAACGGAGAGGggatttttaaatattcatgaaaacgTTACAGCCAGTCCTCACCTGCAGCGATCAGGCGGTCAAACCACCGTGCCGTGTTATCAAAGTGATTTGCAATTAGTGGATCAGGACCACCGAGCAGGTCTAGCAGCACAAAGAGGTCCTAGAGAGAAAATGCAAAGTCAAAATGGCTACTGAATATTGAGTTTCCTTTTAATCccagtacagtatatgtatgtgtaaacaaaaacatataCAGGAGTGTTAAGATACATGACAGGAGGGGTTAAGTTAGAGATCGTAACTAGATTTTGGCTGTTCAATTTAAATTCAGACCCATCCTAAATTCCTATATTTAGTAGGAGGGTCAGTCCATACAGACATGACAGACCTGCTGCTTTTGTTAAGTTTAAAATGGGCTGTGTCTAGGCAGTCTGCTAAATTCAGCCTTCTCATACATAATTTAGAGTGTGTCTGGATCGGGATGCACATTTCTCCTCACCACAGCCTGAAGCACGGTGGTGTGTGTGGAGCCTGCAGGGTGAGGCGTGTTGGCCATGCGCTCAGCCATGTGACGGGAGCCGTACAGTGAGTCTGTGGCGGTCCACTCTTCAAATGACTCCTCCCCATCAAAAAACACCAGCTGGAGAGACACTGGAAGTTTCTAGTAGAGAAGAAGggaagaggtaaaaaaaaaaaaaagcttcacaAAAAGCAGCAACTGATGCCAGTTTCTCTTTCTGCAGTGATGTCGCAGTGTGCATTGCTACAGTAACTACATAAATCTTAGCCTCTGGAGGGGTACTGCTATTTACAGATGACTGCTGCAAAGAAAACAAGGTGCTGGAGTCAGCATTTTGCATCCCATACTGTAGGCACAGAGCCAGTGGGCTGAAATGAGAGTataagaagaaggaaaaaagagagaagataCTCTTGTCAGCATCTCCTTTTCTCTTTGTCATAGGACGGATCACAGGAAATTAATCCGTCAACATCTGCTCCAACTGCTGTCTACTGTATATCTTGCAGCAACCACTGCAAATTGCCAGGACGTCAACGCGCATGTAACAAAACCCAACTGAGCATTTACCTGCTGTTTGAATGATAGAAGCTGGGCATCCAGAGAGGTGACAAGCTCCAGGATCATAGCACAGGGCACTGCTGAGTCACTGGCCCCCAGAAAAACCTTCTCTGGGGCCCGGGGGTCTGGAGGCAGAGCCTTGGAGTCGTAGTGGCAGGCCAGGAGCAGCCTGCGAGGGGCCGAAGGATCCAAAGTGGCAACGATGTTGGTGAACGTGATCTGGCCACGAGGGGTCGAAGACTGGAATGAGTCCAAGTCTACGGCCCAGCCAGCAGACAGCGAGGACAGAGTCGAGGTGATGTGCTGAagcagagcagagagggcgGATTAAAGACGAGTGAAGAAAATGTGTGAACAGGAGAAAACTATAAATATGCACACACCTGCTGTACAGCCAGGCTGCCTTGTGTCCCTGGGAGCCTCTCTATTAGGATGGGCCTCAGGTGGGTCTCCCACAGGCGAGTACCATCCACCTGAGAGGCCAGACGGCGGATCTGAGCCGGAGAGCACTTACTGGGTTTGTGGGACAACTGGGAGATGtgattattgatttaaaaaagcaaatgtAGGAAGAGGAAAAGCAGGAAAAACAATGTATTCTGTGATCAAAAGGTTAGGCAGCAAACTGTAACAACAGGTCGTTTTTGTATAGAAGAGGTTTTATGGTCCAGGTCGGACAAGTGTTTAGCAGCACCTAAAAgatgttatttttattgtcatttctgtCCACTATATTCTGTATATGCGGCATCTCTTGCACGCCTGCCCATACTGAAGGAGTAGGGCTTGCTATTGACAATACCAGTGTCCTAAAGTTATACCAATAGAGTacttattttaataattttttgttCTACTTCATTCAATACCCATCATGTGAACGGAAGCATTCAGTTGCGTAAAATGCCACCACCACTCCACCACTAGCTGCTGCAGTAGTGGGCCAATCACACGTCGCATTAAATTGAAGAATGCTTGGTTATTGGCTGCAAGCAAAaccacatttaaataaatagtcatTTATTTATAGATCTGGGTACAAAAAGGACCAAAAGCAGGTATGGTTTATCTGGAGAAGTTTGGTAACCGACTACTGGGTTATTTTGGTCGATACTGATACCCAGCCCTGTGGAGGAGGGGCCTCCCTCTGTTGCCCTACCTATTTTCCCATTAAAAaggttatttgtgtgtgtgtgtgtgttttccttatTTAAGTTGAGAGCCTGAATCCATTTGAGGCACATTTGGGATGTTGGACTATATAATAAAaattgattaatctgctgattctTTTCTCGATTTTTCAATTGAATTGTTTTGTCCATAGAATTACAGAAAATAGTGAATAACGTTCAAGATGATGGTATCAGACTACTTGTCTGACTAATTACTTCGCCCCAGTCAACATTGTGTTTTGATTTTGGTTACTTTACTTGGATGTTTGACCCAGACTGGTGTTTGACACTAGAAGGCTAGAGTTTAACACATGCATTGTGACATCTCTAGTTGTTTTGAAGCTAATCTGCAACTAACACAAGTGTGATGTGGAATGGACTTGTCAGTGAAGTAGGAGACATCTTGTGTCCAGCAGTTAAACTTTTGAAATGAACGATATTTGCATATTCATTGGTTTGGATTTTTCAATAAGGGAGAAGGTTATTTTAAGAATTTTTAATAAggaaatgtttagttttttgtggAGAAAACATATCAGACACAATATACTAAAACATGTCTAGAAGGGATCTTTAAAGACTAAAGTTTATTATCacgagacaaagaaaagcagcgaTTGTCACAGCTGGAGCCAGAGGATATTTGGCATTcgtgttttttaaataacaaccTAGAAAATTAAAGGCATGGATTTTTTTCTGTCTATCAATGAATCAACTTTTAGTTTCAGCACTATATGAGCCATATTAACATTGTCACTGATCTTCTCTGGTCCTTTAATGTGGATCCATTATATACAAAGGGGAAGCCAAAGCTCATAGTTCATAGCTTTGTCATATCTGGTTACTATGTGATGTTATAACACTGAAATCCAGACAATGCAACACAATCTGGTTGTGGCTATTAAGTGACAGTGAACATTTAGAGGTCCCACAGCAGACAGGTAAAGTTTGAGAGTCTGTGTTTATGTATCTGCCATTACTCTTACCCTGTCTTTGGCCAGATCTGCGGTTGGCATGCGGTTCACATGTCCATCGGTGGTGTCGTTTGACAGGTAGACTCCCAGCACCACCGCCAGCACCAGAACCCCGAAGAGGCAGAGCAGCAGTACCCGGGCCCGGGGCATCCACACCCGGTCACAGCCGGGGAGAGAGCCGTTGCTCTGCTGCAGAGGCTTGTACCGCCGACTGGACCTGGACATGACTGGGAGAAACAGCGTCGAGCAGGCAGTCCTTAACAGTTACGTGTCCCAAACCGGCTTGTGGAGCATGTAGGAGGGATAT of Sander lucioperca isolate FBNREF2018 chromosome 5, SLUC_FBN_1.2, whole genome shotgun sequence contains these proteins:
- the qpctla gene encoding glutaminyl-peptide cyclotransferase-like a, which produces MSRSSRRYKPLQQSNGSLPGCDRVWMPRARVLLLCLFGVLVLAVVLGVYLSNDTTDGHVNRMPTADLAKDRLSHKPSKCSPAQIRRLASQVDGTRLWETHLRPILIERLPGTQGSLAVQQHITSTLSSLSAGWAVDLDSFQSSTPRGQITFTNIVATLDPSAPRRLLLACHYDSKALPPDPRAPEKVFLGASDSAVPCAMILELVTSLDAQLLSFKQQKLPVSLQLVFFDGEESFEEWTATDSLYGSRHMAERMANTPHPAGSTHTTVLQAVDLFVLLDLLGGPDPLIANHFDNTARWFDRLIAAEKRLHRQGLLTSHPSEQTYFRKDVYLGPVQDDHIPFLHKGVPVLHVIATPFPQFWHTLDDTEENMHRPTVVNLTKIMAVFLAEYLGF